ACAAACAGCTTCCAGTATCCCCACTGGCCTTGGTGCGGAAACAGAGGTCTGGAAGGGGAGACAGCAAGTCCTCAGCCTTCAGAGGGACAGGGCTGGATACAGGGGAGGGGCCTGCtcacctcctctcttctccctgtgCTCAGCTCTGCAGAACATTCCAGAATTAAGCACCAAAGACGGGCTGAAGAATAGGATCATGAAGCCACGAGCAAGGCCTGGACACTGCTCAAAAGCAAGGGCCAGGCCTTCCCTGATAGAGTTTTCATTCCCAGACCTCATTCTTtttacctccctccctctccccaacgTGGGTGGGGAACAATCCCCTACCCTCAACCTTCCGAGACTCTTATTTaatgcttttaaacttttttctttatttagacaGAAAAGACCAactctttaaaagtaaaatgcaataaataaataagttaagcATAGAGAACTGTCTGAAACTGACTCCCCAGTCTCCCCTTAccattcccacccccaccccattttcttttccctaaaacCTCTTCCTAAAGAAAATGATCAGGTAATAAATCCCTTtagccctccccacacccctcctcccAAATACCCAATTACCCCCCAAAGCAAAGGGAGAActcaagagagagagaaaaaatccAAGGGTAACATTGTCTAAACTCCCAGAAAGAGAGATGGCAGCGTCCGGGCCAGGCCGGGCGGGCTGGGTAACGCACGGGTGGTAGTGGTATTTACACGGAGGGGACCAGCAGAGACTGTAAACATTTTTAGGGGTTCAGGGGGAGGTCTTTTCCTCATGAAAGGAGGAGGGTCTCTGTGGCTGACTGGCGGAGAGGCAGCCCTCAGGGCTCCCCCACACCCTCCTTAGAGGGGGCCCTTGGGGGAGGCAGTGAATTTTAGGGCTGGGAGCCCAGGATTCAGGGATATCCTACCTCTAGCTGAGGGTGGAAGGGAATGTGAGAGCCAGCTTCCGGTAACCCCTAATgcggggcagaggctggggcggGTGGGCTGGGAGTGTGGGAGGCTCCCGCTGCCCTCCCGGGGCCTGCGCAGGTCGAACAGGCCGCCgctggtgggggaggcaggtgcaAACACTGGGCACAGAAGGCCCGTCACAGGAGCCCTAGCAGAAGGCAGATACCCCGGAACCTTCAAGCCTGTTCCTTGCTCCCTCACAAAGGCCAAAAGGGCACCTGGGAGGAAACAGGCCCTTGGAGCCAGGGAAGCATAGCCACGGCCCTTCAGAGAGGCAGGGTGGTGGGAGTGGGCCGGTGTCTTGGGCCCCCAAGGCCATGAAGCAGCTTTTGCCCCAGAGCCCAATCAAGGCCCAGGGCAGATGTGCAGAGAGGGCTGGGGCCAGTCGTGGGAAGAGGGTGCGAGGTGCCCCTTCCTCTAGGATCTCCAGACCtgcgaaggaaggaaggaaacatgaGTGAAGCACGGGGAAGAGGACAGCGATGCAGGTCACAGGCTCTGGAGGAGGGGAGGTAGCTGGGGTAGGTGGCAGTGTCTAGGACGGGAAGGCAGGTCACCAGAAAGGCCTGAGTCCCAACAGACCCATCAgcacccccacacccccccaGGCATGAGAGTAAGGGGCAGGGATAGAGGtcacaggagggagggagcagacaATACAAGAAACCAAAGGATATTAGGAAGGAAATAGTCAAACAGCCTTGAGAACAATAAAGACTGGAAGATACAGAGACAGACCGAGATGCAGAGAGGCAAAGAACTGAGACAACAAACAGGCAGGCAGAGGTAActaggagaaaggagaaggggtGCATGTAGGAGACAGACGcctggaaaaagagaaagggagcaTCCGCAGAGAAGGCCGGGTGGAACCCAGGACTGGGCTTGGGGGTTGAGTCTCCTAGGGTGAGACCATCCCCAGCCCCTAGGTCCTGCCCTTATTCCTTTttggaaaggaacaaagaaagcaaaagagaaatgcACAGAACACAGACCACAGTCACCAACCACTGTTGACCAAGCACATCCCGCGAGCTGCCCCCGGCCCTGACCTTGGGCTGGGGGGGCGCTTCCCTCCGCGGCCCCCTCCCCAAATAACAAACAATCGGCTCCAAAGACAACACGCTCGTTCCATGCAACTTACAGGGGCCCGGAGCAGGGGTCCAGGGATGGGGGCTTCGGCCGACAATGGACacgggccctgggctgggggggcCCCCAGGGTGGGGGGAGTTAAGCAGCCAGGAttggggggaaaggggagaaacagaaaatgtgGGTATTTttcttgggttgtgttttttcaagGGTTTGGTCCAAAGGAGATTAAATAATGCAAAAGTAACCAAGGCTCACAGTTCCGTGGCCATGAGGTTGGGGTGGTGGCAGGCAATGGGGGGGGGGGACCTGATGAATAGAGTCACAGGCAGTGCAACTTTTCAACCTCTTCCACCTAAACCAAAGCAACTCCCAAGAGGCCTGGGGATTGGGCTCCCCCCAGTCCGTCCTGTGCACGCTACTGCCCCACGGGTCTACTGCTACATAAGAAAGATCACCTGAAGTTCAGGGCAGCAAGGACCTGATTTCCCCACTTCTCGGAAGAACAGGGATTCCAGGAGCCAGTGATTCTACGCACCCTCCAGCACCCTTACTCCTAAAATCCTACTCCCCTAATTCCACTCCAACCCAAAGGAAaaccagaaagagagagacacacagacataTGGACACTGACCAGACAAACAGACCAGATATTGTGGAAGATCTGAGGACTGGACAGAGATGTATACAGACTTGGCTCTTTCTGGggtcactgtgtgtgtgtgtgtgtgtgtgtgtgtgtgtgtgtgtgtgtgtacgaaagagagagagggtgacTCAGATGATTGAAAATCTGCCCCAGATTCCTGCTCCAAGTGCCCAGATTCAGGGTGTCGTGGGGGGGCAGCCCTGAGGGGGGCGGAAGATGAGGGGGCAGACCAGTCGAGGGCCCTGGCTGCAGTGTTCAGGGCCTGGAGAGGGAGGGCACAAGACAGGAGGAGGACCCACCTGGGGGCCCTCAGTAGGGCCGGTTGGCATCCTTCGGCCGCTTTAGCTGGACTTTGAGGCGCTTCATGCCGATCTGGAAACCATTCATGGCCTGGATGGCAGCCTGGGCACTGGCCGGATTGTCGAAACTCACAAAGCCTGAGGTGAGAGGGGCATAAGGCCTAGCCCAGCCCCACCTCGCCCTCCCATGCTGAGGGCCAGGACCTATTCTTTGGTTTCCCAGCACCACCCTACTTCCTGCAGGTGTCCCAAATGCCCAGATGACTGCCTTGCACAGAGTAGGCATTCAGGAAGGATTTGTTGATTGgcagagtgaatgaatgaatccagtCCAGACTCTCACACAAACTAGGACATTCTTTCCAGCATTTTTTGCAGGGTGGCCACTGACTCAGTCTCGTTAGCTCTGAACCTGTCTTTTGAAAACTGCCACTTCCAGACCCTCCAATGGCTTTCAAAGCAGGGCAGATAGGAAAGTTTCCTTTCTCCCCGAAGCAACCTATCAAAGATGTGAAAGCAGCAAAAACCTTCTCCCTAAGCTGCCTTCCTTTTGAAAACCAAACATCCCCAGATGGTGAGACTATTTCAGACCTCATGGAGCATGAATCTGGCCAGTTCGTACAGAGGGAAAATGAAGCTATGGTTTTCTGGAGGAAGAGAAGGCCTGGGCAGAAACTGGCATGAGATGTAATGGTTCTTTCATACTCTCGGACAATCAGGATTTCAAATATTGTGTCCACTGTGACCATAAATGCTTTCAAATGTATTAGACTTTGTCCTAATTTGGAGTTTGGCAAAAAATGTGCCATATTTTGTCTTTTGGTTCATCATACTCTTACCAAAACATTTGCTCTGATTGGTGGCCCGGTCAACAAAGACTTTGGCTGAGATGACGTGGCCAAAGGGGACAAACATCTGAAGGATCTCTGAGTCAGTGAACTCCTGGGGTAGGTGGTAGATGAAGATGTTGCAGCCGTCAGGGCCTGGGTGGCAgcagagacagaaggaagagcTCAGTGATGGGAAGACACTAACTCCGCTCCAGGGAAAGGAGATGCTGGGGGACTCTCCAATGCCAGTCCCCAACAATGTGGGCGAGGGCCCCAGCCACCTCCACCCCACTTGCTTTCAGCCCCACACACAGGCAAGAGCTGGGCTTCGTGCATAGCCCAGCTATGGGTGATAAGGAGTCCCTGATCCCACACGAAGGGCATTCCTATCCCTGAAGGCTCTCAGCTATGAGGACCTTGTCCCAGACCAGCACCTTctctttgctgctgctgctgctgctgctgctgttgctgctgctgctgctgctgaggggGTGGCGGAGGCTGCTGGGCAACCAGGGCTGGAGGCTGCGGGAACGCAGGCGCAACCAGGCTGTAGGCTGCCGGGTAggctgctggggcagggagaaCAGAGGGAGCCAATGGGGCTTCCCTGACTCCAGGGCCCTCCCAGCAACCCTGTCTCCCTTCCCCTAGCCCATGCCAGGAAAGAGCTGCCTTAGACCCCTGCATGTGCTGCCTCTAAAGGTCCATCCTCACAGGTACAGCTTTTCAGGAAAGCCTGGAGAGGGTGGTTGGCAGGGAGCCAAGAAGTCCAGACCCAGTTTCTGGGCCTCTTTCCCTCTTGCCATCCCTCCCACCTGAGCAGGGCCCCGGGCTAGGGTGCCTCACCTGTATAGTGCTGCATCCCTGCATAGGCCTGCTGCAGGGCGTCCACAGGGgctgctgggctctgggctggggagagCAGCACGACCGTGAGAGTGGGCCTGGGGCGCAGCGGGAGCCCCGCCGGCACCTCTCCaagcagaggctgggcagggcggAAGGACAGCCTCTCTGGGCACAGGGTGTGAAGTGAGAAGGTGGAAATGCACAAAGcagtgggaagagggaggggaaggggcccaGCGTTGGGAAGACTGGAGTCTGTGGCTGGCTGgcaaccctgggcaagttgcttcgcCCCTCTAAGCTTCAGCTTCCCTGGCCAGGAGAATGGGAAGGAGCATCCCTGCCAGAGTGACAGGGCAGGGGAAAGCGCCtgaaggctggggagggaaggtgtGTCCTGGCTGCCCCAGTGGGCTGGTGGCTTGGATggctgctggggcaggggtgggcaggcagaGAGCCCCACCTGGGTAGGGATGAACCCCGTTGGGATACAGAGCATCAGGGGCAGGCTGCCCAGTGGGCTGGGTGGGCACCGGGCTGTAGCCGTTGACGCCCAGGGCAGCAGGGATGGCAGAGACAGGCGTGGCAGCGATGGCAGGAGGGGTGCTGGTTCCTGGGGGGGAGAAAgcgacagagacagagacagagcagagaagcAGACACACAGACGCAGAGAACCAGTCAGCAAgtctgagggcagaggggagggagcaggccACTCTCTGACCCCTGAACCCCTCCCAGACCCCATGGCTTCCCTGAGCAATGTGctgtgccccctgcccacccccacctgccatAGTGCCCGTGCCCCGCCTCCCAGGCCTTACCTGAGGATGGGGTGATGGGGGTGGCGATGAGGCCATTGGCATTGATGGCGGCCATGTGCTGCATCTGCACGGCAGCCATGGTGGCCATGGGGCTGAGGTAGGCACTGTGAGCCGCTACCAGGGCTGCCTGCTGCTGCATCAGCtgcggggagggggagagaggagcaTGGGACCAGGCCCCCTGCACCCTGGCTGGGCTCCCTTCCAACCCTGGGCTTGCCAttgggagggtgggggcaggacacAGAAGGCCAGGAGGGACATGGGGAGGGGCCGGGTACAGTGCTCACGGCCTGGGTGTAGGCGCTGTAGGCTCCGAACTGGAGGGCGATGGGGCTGAACATGCCCAACTGGGTGGCCACTTGCTGCATTCGGCGGAGACCTCGCTCCTTCTCTGTGTCAGCAAACTTCACCACCAGGCTGGACGAGGCACCCTGGGCACAGGCCCCACACGCAGGTCAGAGGGAGAGTCGGGGTCCCTGCTCCCCAGAGCCCTCAGGACCTGGCCTCAGTGCCACCCTGTGGCACAGCTTGATCTCTTTGGGAGGACGGCCATCATTTTGCCTATGTCAAATGGGGATATTTTAATCCCGCCCTCTCCTTGTGCTACCATGTACAAGAGGCCAGAAAAAAGCGAGGAATGTGAAGGCATGTGCTTGGAAGGTGAGAGGCCTGCCGGAATGGGAAGGACATTGCTGTTCTCTGTGAGGACAGAGATTCTGAGGTGGAAACGGTCCCCACAGTGGATCAGCCACAGCAAATACTTTAGATCAGGCTGGTTTTGGCTTGCAGTTGCTGCACCTCCCTTACCCTGCTCCCGCCCCACACCCCAGGCCTCCTGATGTGCTCAGGGGACACAGCCTCAAATTTTAATACCAGCCTGAGCTGAATAAAGACCAGATTGGAACATTTGCAAGGATTATCAGCGAATCCTAGAATCGCAAAGCTGGAAGGGGCCTAGGGCCATCTAACACAGTCCTCTGTCCAACAGCATTTGCCGGAGGATGTGGAGTTATGGGATGTGCTCATCCTTCTGAGCCCGCTAGTTCCAACTGAGAGGCTTGCAGTGCTGGGGAACGCCCCCCCCCAGTGCAGTCATTGACCCTGTGCTAATGTGCAGGGACAGCAGAATAAACATGGGGGGTGCTGATGGCCCAGCAAATGAGGGGGGTACAGGAAGACCGGGGAAGAGATGGGGTGAAGGGAGGGTTGAGGAACGGAGGAGGCAGGAGTGGCGGGTCAGAGAATTGGTAATGAAGATGAGGGACAGGGATGGGGGCGAGGGGTGGGGAATGTTATTTGAAAAGTGAGGATGTCTCTAGGCAGGTTAGTTCTTTTGCCAGAACATTCCTTTCCAGTAAAGTCCAAGTCCTATCCTGAGCGGACTGCCCCCCTGTGCCAGGGCCAGGCAGTGGGCTGGGTGGTGGgcacgggggtggggtggtgagcGGCGGGAaggagaggcctggggtggggacagggctcaCCGGCAGGGTCCGGCTGCTGTGAAGGGTGTTGATGGCTGCCTGGGCCTCCGCGTGGGTCTGGAACTTCACGAAGGCACAGCCTGGAGCggtggagatggaggaggaaaggGCTGGGCGCCCACCCCTGAGGGCCTCACAGTGGAACCCGTGGCCTAGGGAGCCAGTGGGGAAGGTCCCGTGGGGAGAGGCCTGTGGGCCGGCTACCTTTGCTGGTGCCATCTGGTCCCCGGAGCACAGTGCACTCGTCTATGGTCCCGAAAGGTTCGAACATCTTCCGGACGTCCTCATCTGTCTGCTGCTTCCCTAGCATCCCCACAAAGAGCTTCCGGTCTTCTGGGGGTAGGCACAGGAGGAGGGCATGTTCAGGGCCTCCTAGCTGCTCTCCCACCCTCAAATTCCGCTCCCCCCAGGAGCTCCTGACACTACTTCCCTGACCCTGAGGACCCATGTCTCCGGGGTGTGAAAGGGGCAATGGTTGGGGAACAGGGTGCAGTTACAGAGGGTGCTCATCCCAGCTCTGAAGGACTTGCActccactctgggcctcagttttgccATCTCTACAATCGTCCAGATCTCACTCTCTCTGGCCACACcgactcctgcccccacctcgcCTGGGAACTCTTCAGAATTGTCAGACTTTCGTCTGCAAGAAAGGCTGCCCCTCAGCTACTCCAAGCCCTGGGCCTGAGGGTGGGAGGACAGGGACCAAGTCTAGAGGTACAGAACCTACCTCCTCGGCTCTCGCTGTCTGCTGGCTTGACCTGGATCGGCCTGTTCATctaaaggagagaagagaaggcagcTGCTGGGGCCTCCTCTGAACACCCCAGAGTGCCCCCTGGCCAGGGCCCACAGAGAGGCCGGGGGAGCAAGCCCAGGCGCAGGCCTCTAAGTTCCTGTTGGTAAGGAAGGGATGGGCCCACTGTGGTTTAGGATTAGGGCCTGAGGGGACCAGAGGCAGCAGGGAGAGAGGACGTAGAGGAAGATGCTCACGGGGCTCAGCTCCAGGCTCCGGTTTGGCCCCAGACAACTTGGCCAGGGGTAGGTGTTGCTCTCTTAGGGGAGCAGGCGCCTGCCTGCAGGACCCAGGGCCAGAGACAGTCCAACCAAGAGGCTGTTGAATAAGAGCTGCCTCAGTTCTACAAAGTAGGAGCCACAGAGGCCACCCCATGAAGAGGCCCCAAGGAGGACTCCAGACTAAGGGAGACCCCACAGACGCCCAGATTTCCTTCTGACCCCTAGAGGTGTATCTGCATCTCTTTCTGCCCCCCTACACCCCTTGACCTCAGGGGGAAGGCACTCGGGCAGCACAAAGGGAGCAGATGCCCAGTCTCCGTGGCAACGGGAGAATGCGCACCATGGCAACCGCCCACTCAGCCTGATTTATCCGTCCCCGTCGCCCTGGCGACCATGGTGACGTCATCACTTCTGCTGCTCCACACACCCAGAagaagtggggggggggtgggaacAGAGTATGCTGGGGGTGGAGGATTTGGTTGGGGctgagaggtgggggaggggcccaaGAAAGCTTCCCGATTCTGGAGGGAGGCTTGCAGAGGAGGCCCTGCAGGGGCCATACTggcccttctcctgcctccctcctccagaGCAAATCCTTGGTGTCTGGAGGGATCTAAGGGAGGAGATGCTGTCCCATGCTCCTTCGAAATTTGCCCTGTGCATGGAAATCCTCCAGAGCTCTAACCTCTCCCTGACCTCTGCAATATTGCCTTTTGTTCAGTCTTCAGTGGGAATGGAGAAGTTCCTAGTTTCACTCTCCATGTTCTTGTCTGGTGAGAGGACTTGGAAATTACTCCTGCAGGTTGATTTCCTTAACCAGGGTGGGGAGCATTAtaggaactggaaaaggaggaGGACTTAGtctttaatatctgaaaatactTTACTATTGAGGACTTTGACCTCTAGGACCACACCTGGTTGCCCAACTCATCTGGTGGTAAGGCAGTCCTACTaccaaaaaagttaaaacaaaccATCCATTTACATTCTGAGGCACCCTCAGGAAAGGCACTGccctgggagtcaggagacctgggttcaaggacgggccctgccctgccactcactagctgggtgaccttggacaagtcacatgTCTCTTCTGAGagacaatttcctcatctataagacaAGGGGGTGGCCCAGGCCATCTCTAGTCAGGTTCCCTTCAGCTCCAGAGCTCTGGCACTTGGACATCTTGTGTGGCATCACTCAACACGGAGGAGTGCACAAGTGACAGGTGTCCCTGCCCCTTCTCACACTGGACTCTCTTCCCAGGTTTCAGATCATGCCTGGACCAGCTCTGCCAGTCCCAGTGTGGATCAAATCTAAACCCCACCTCAACTGATACTCCtttcccagggccccaccccccAGGTCTCTGGATCTGAGAGCAGCTGGTGGGGAGGGCGGGTAACAGTCACACAAATCCTCCAGCCAATCTGCACCCAGCTTTATCGCCCACCAATCTGGGATTATCCCATCCGAGGCTCAATCTCCTTAGGAGTGCATGTGCGGGTGTGTGCCAGGCAGAGAGTGGGGGTCAGATGCTCCAGGGCGCTCCAGGGCTCGTGGCCTTCCTGCTCCTTCTCTCCTGTACTCTACCCAAAGCAATCAGGAACTTCCCTCGCaggcacccacccccaccccaggagagGTAGAATTGCAACCAGGGTCGCAGTGTTGTGGGGATTCTTATGCTTGGTGCTAACCCTTTCCCAACAGGCCCCTGGGCATTTGCTGCTCCAGTTGGAGATGGGAGACCCAGAAAGGACGCAGTCCCCTCCCTGCACAGGCTCCCAGGCACAAAAATAGCATATCAATAAATACCCACAGCTGATGTGGATTtgcacaaagacacacacacgtgtgcagaCCACAAGGACCACGTTGACAGGATGCTCCCCCTACCCTCACAGACAGGCCCCCTTGGTGTCCCAGTGCTtgtccccagcctcctccttggCCTGGCACTTCCTGTGGGAAGCTCAGGCTTTGTTAGCTCCGCTGGGCacacctgcccacctcccctgAGTCCAGCTGTGCCCTGTTTACCTGGCAACCCAGCGCTGGCGCCTCTCTTCCCTAGCTACCGCCCAGCAGGTGATAAGCCCTCCCTAGGGCCTCCCAAAGAAGAAGGGGCTATTTATACCCCAACCCAGTGTGGCTGAGCAACCTCCACCAGCGTGATCACTTGCAAGGCCCTCATCCTTCTCACCGATAGCAAAGACCACACTTCCAAGAAGAGCTCATGGTTCATATAAAATCTAATTCTCTTTAGGGCACAGGCCTTGGGCCCTGCCACTCCTGGCTCCACACTTGTTCCCTCTATGGGGCCAGAATCCACCTTCCCAGCTGCAAACTGACAGGGAAGTCCCGTATCCCCAGAGGGGTTTTAGTCCAGAGTGAAGGGGGAGGGTAGGCCAGACAGAGGGCGGCCCTCACACCACTGCCTTCAGGAGGTCACACCCTGCTCACAGGACAAATCCAGGGacctggccgggcatggtggctcacgcctgtaatcctagcaatccgggaggccgaggtgggaggattgctggaggtcaggagttggagaccagcctgagcaagagtgagacccccatctctactaaaaaaattagaaagaaattagccggacaactaaaaatatatagaaaaaaattagctgggtgtggtggtgcatgcctgtagtcccagatacttgggaggctgaggcaggaggattgcttgagcccaggagtttgaggttgctgtgagctaggctgatgccacggcactctagcccaagactctgtctccaaaaaaaaaaaaaaacaaatccaggGACCCATGGCAGAGCCACTCCTGGGAGCTCTTACaggggaaaaagaggaaatgcCTGAACAGCCATAGGCCCAGCCCATTCTTTCCCTCTGCAGCCTAAACATCACCCTAATATGGTGATACCTTCTAGATTCTGGGGTGATAAAGATGGTGAGAAGGCGAAATGCCTCCACTAAAAACACCTGCAGTAGGATGACACGGAGATTAGATGGCAGGAAGAACTTCCCAACACAATTGTGCAGGAGCTGACACACTGTACACACGCTGTACACgcactgtacacacacacacacacacacacacacacacacacacacacacacacacacgctgagGGGAAAAAACAGGTGGCAGGAGAAGACCTGGGAGATACAAAGGATCAGGCGGGGCTTAGTCTCAGACATCTGCTCCCCTCGACTGCCCTGGGTCTGCTCCCTCGAACCCCTAGTATGGGGTTCCCCCTTGGAGGATGAAACCCTTCATTTCCCATTGGAAGCTCGGTCAGGTCTCTAGATTCTATTCCCTGGGGCAAGGGCCGAAGTGGAGAattcagcatcacctgggagctgtaCAGGAGGCCAGACAATCATTAACCCAGCGCCCTTCCTCACGAGCCCCATCCAGGCCTGATTCCTCAGGAAAGGCAGGCagcgcctccccacccccaggatcAGCTCTGCCCAAGCTGCCAGGCAGCTGGAGGGCACAGACCCAGAGGAGACACCTTCAGCTGTCTCCCCCCAGGCCACCT
Above is a window of Lemur catta isolate mLemCat1 chromosome 3, mLemCat1.pri, whole genome shotgun sequence DNA encoding:
- the CELF3 gene encoding CUGBP Elav-like family member 3 isoform X8; its protein translation is MKEPDAIKLFVGQIPRHLEEKDLKPIFEQFGRIFELTVIKDKYTGLHKGCAFLTYCARDSALKAQSALHEQKTLPGMNRPIQVKPADSESRGDRKLFVGMLGKQQTDEDVRKMFEPFGTIDECTVLRGPDGTSKGCAFVKFQTHAEAQAAINTLHSSRTLPGASSSLVVKFADTEKERGLRRMQQVATQLGMFSPIALQFGAYSAYTQLMQQQAALVAAHSAYLSPMATMAAVQMQHMAAINANGLIATPITPSSGTSTPPAIAATPVSAIPAALGVNGYSPVPTQPTGQPAPDALYPNGVHPYPAQSPAAPVDALQQAYAGMQHYTAAYPAAYSLVAPAFPQPPALVQQQQREGPDGCNIFIYHLPQEFTDSEILQMFVPFGHVISAKVFVDRATNQSKCFGFVSFDNPASAQAAIQAMNGFQIGMKRLKVQLKRPKDANRPY